A region of the Mesobacillus jeotgali genome:
AACAATACACGCCAGTGGATCTTGAAAGGTTATTCACCTGCGGAATTGCGTAAAAAAGAGGAAAAACATTTAAAACCAATGCCGAGTTTCCCTTTGAATCAGCCAAATGATTCTTCAAATATAATTGATCTGAATGCTAGGAGCAAGGTTGGACGGAATGACCCTTGCACTTGCGGAAGCGGGAAAAAATATAAGAAATGTTGTGGGAAATAGCCATCATCTTTAACTTTTAATTGGAAGAAACAATGAACACGTGTGCAATATTTGAAAGAAGGTCTTGAGGAATGAAGACGGAAAAAGAGAAGATGCTGGCCGGGGAAATGTACAACCCTGCAGACCCGGTCTTAGTAAAAGAGCGTGAGGAAGCCCGACGTAAAGTTAGAATATATAACCAAACTTCAGAAACGGAAGGTGAAATAAGGACAAAGTTATTAAAAGATTTGCTCGGTTCAACAGGGGAAACCGTGGTAATGGAGCCCAATATCCGTTTTGATTATGGATATAACACACATGTAGGGGAAAACTTTTTTGCGAATTTCGACTGCACGATCCTGGATGTTTGCGAAGTCCGATTTGGTGACAATTGTATGCTCGCACCTGGTGTGCAAATCTATACCGCAACACATCCCCTGCATCCTGT
Encoded here:
- a CDS encoding sugar O-acetyltransferase, which translates into the protein MKTEKEKMLAGEMYNPADPVLVKEREEARRKVRIYNQTSETEGEIRTKLLKDLLGSTGETVVMEPNIRFDYGYNTHVGENFFANFDCTILDVCEVRFGDNCMLAPGVQIYTATHPLHPVERNSGREYAKPITIGNNVWIGGSAIINPGVTVGDNVVIASGAVVTKDVPDNVVVGGNPARVIKQIQL